A genomic region of Cannabis sativa cultivar Pink pepper isolate KNU-18-1 chromosome 1, ASM2916894v1, whole genome shotgun sequence contains the following coding sequences:
- the LOC115707411 gene encoding plastid-lipid-associated protein, chloroplastic, which yields MASVSQLNQFPCKTCSVVPPRQQSKLSVPPNSIGVPSRFSEGPKLSTRQFGKARPVFRVRVADDDEWGPEPVGERSAVAVAEEEAPVEPSETANLKKALVDSFYGTNRGLKASSETRAEIVELITQLEAQNPTPAPTEALPLLNGKWILAYTSFPGVLTLLSRGTLPLVKIEEISQTIDSENLTVQNSVQFAGPLTTTSITTNAKFEVRSPKRVQIKFEEGIIGTPQLTDSIVVPENVEFLGQKIDLTPFKGLITSVQDTASSVVKTFSNQPPLKIPISNNNAQSWLLTTYLDGELRISRGDAGSVFVLIKEGSSLLTP from the exons ATGGCCTCCGTCTCTCAATTAAACCAGTTCCCATGCAAGACCTGCTCTGTGGTTCCACCGCGACAACAATCCAAACTCTCGGTTCCTCCGAATTCGATTGGAGTACCTTCCAGATTTTCAGAGGGACCCAAACTTTCCACCCGACAATTCGGTAAGGCAAGACCTGTGTTTCGAGTCAGGGTAGCTGACGATGACGAATGGGGCCCCGAACCGGTCGGTGAAAGATCAGCGGTGGCGGTGGCCGAGGAGGAGGCGCCGGTTGAGCCGTCCGAAACTGCGAATCTTAAGAAAGCTTTGGTGGATTCATTTTACGGTACTAATCGGGGGCTTAAGGCCTCGAGTGAAACTAGGGCCGAGATTGTTGAACTTATTACCCAGTTGGAGGCCCAGAATCCGACCCCGGCTCCGACCGAAGCCTTGCCTCTCCTTAACGGGAAATGGATTCTTGC TTATACATCTTTCCCAGGTGTATTAACATTGTTGTCAAGGGGTACACTGCCATTAGTAAAGATAGAGGAGATATCACAAACAATTGATTCAGAGAATTTAACAGTTCAGAACTCTGTCCAGTTTGCTGGTCCATTAACTACAACCTCCATTACTACCAATGCCAAATTTGAAGTCCGAAGTCCCAAGCGCGTACAG ATTAAGTTTGAGGAAGGCATCATTGGAACTCCCCAACTAACAGACTCAATAGTTGTACCTGAGAATGTGGAATTTCTGGGACAAAAAATTGATCTGACACCTTTCAAGGGCTTGATCACCTCTGTTCAAGATACAGCTTCTTCTGTTGTGAAGACCTTCTCCAACCAACCACCACTGAAGATTCCAATCTCAAACAACAATGCTCAATCGTGGCTGTTAACCACATATCTTGATGGCGAACTTCGAATTTCAAGG